The DNA window GCCTCGCGGCGTTCGTTCTTGTCGCGGGCCTCGCAGGGACCCCGCTGATTCTGGCCGCGGCGCTCTTCGTCGCGGGGGCGTGCGATGCGATCACCGACGTCGCGCAGAACGCGCACGGACTGCGGCTGCAGCGCGATTACGGCCGGTCGATCATCAACTCGCTGCACGCCGTCTGGGCGGCAGGCGCCATCCTCGGCGGACTGATGGGCGCCGCAGCGATCGCGCTGGACATCTCTCGGGCAACACATTTGACGATCGCGGCGGTCGCCTTCTCCGGCCTCGTGCTGGTCGCCTACCCCTACCTGCTGAAGGGGCCCGATCACGATAACCATCCGTCGGCCCGCACCGGAAGCGGGGGAGACGCGGGATTCGCGGTGTACGCGACGCTGCTGGCGCTCGTCGTCATCGCGGTGGCGGGCGCCACCGTCGAGGATGCGGGAAGCTCCTGGGCGACACTGTATCTGCGTGACAGCCTAGGCGCCCCCGGCGCGGTCGCCGTGTTCGGCTATGTCGCGCTGGTGGGGTTCATGTTCATCGGCCGGCTGATCGGTGACCGCCTTGTCGACAGGTTCGGCGAACGCACGGTGGTACGCGCCGGTGGCGTCATCACGGCGGCGGGTATGGGTGCGGCGCTGGCCTTTCCGTCGATTCCCGGCACGATTGCGGGGTTCGCGGCGGCGGGGTTCGGAGTCGCAACACTGATCCCGGCGGCGATGCATCGCGCCGACCAACTGCCGGGCCTGCGCCCGGGCAGCGGACTGACGGTGCTGACCTGGCTGATGCGGATCGGGTTCTTCGGCGCGCCGTTGATCGTCGGTGTGGTGGCCGACGCGACGAGCCTGCGGGTTGGGCTGCTGGCGGTCGCCATCGCGGGGCTGGTGGTGATCGCGCTGGCCGGAGCGCTCAGTGCGCGACCCCGAGTGAATTGACGGCTCAGCCAGCGGAGACCATCTCGATCATGAGCACGCCGCCGACGATGAGCGCGATGCCGGCCCCCATCATCCAGGTCAGGGGTTCGTTGAACAGGAAGCGCGCCAAGACAGCCACCAGTGCGACACCACACGCCGACCACACGCCATACGCGATGCCGACCGGCATGCCCAGCCCCAACGACACCCACAGCAGAAAGAACGACAGCAGATAACCGATGACGATGGGCGCGATCCATGCCTTCTTGCGGAACCCGTCGGAAGCGCGCAGCGACAGTGTTGCGAACACCTCGACGAGAATTGCGCCCGCAAG is part of the Mycolicibacterium tusciae JS617 genome and encodes:
- a CDS encoding MFS transporter; its protein translation is MASERVDVAGAQQRRARVAVAALFLSNGAIFANLLPRYPEIKTDLHLSNAVYGAAIAAFSAGALVAGLAAAALIRRYRSSRVAVVCTLGLAAFVLVAGLAGTPLILAAALFVAGACDAITDVAQNAHGLRLQRDYGRSIINSLHAVWAAGAILGGLMGAAAIALDISRATHLTIAAVAFSGLVLVAYPYLLKGPDHDNHPSARTGSGGDAGFAVYATLLALVVIAVAGATVEDAGSSWATLYLRDSLGAPGAVAVFGYVALVGFMFIGRLIGDRLVDRFGERTVVRAGGVITAAGMGAALAFPSIPGTIAGFAAAGFGVATLIPAAMHRADQLPGLRPGSGLTVLTWLMRIGFFGAPLIVGVVADATSLRVGLLAVAIAGLVVIALAGALSARPRVN
- a CDS encoding DMT family transporter, yielding MWLALAGAILVEVFATLSLRASDGFRKKAWIAPIVIGYLLSFFLLWVSLGLGMPVGIAYGVWSACGVALVAVLARFLFNEPLTWMMGAGIALIVGGVLMIEMVSAG